A window of the Burkholderia sp. 9120 genome harbors these coding sequences:
- a CDS encoding TonB-dependent siderophore receptor gives MQNLSIAGRPAFARGPRRAPSLLSAGLLVSVGLTLSTLSSSGWAQAAPASDTAATLPAVKVSASKDTTVAQADTVSAGALGSRKQVDTPFSTHVVTSDEAQDLFATTANDLFKYDPAVSAISENAISENSVFTVRGMPIDTLNSIKVDGQTFPSWDTDLSLEPFEQVELLKGLSGFMYGFGSPGGIVNYVLKRPTDTPYRSVTVGYKSAGVFTEAVDLGGRFGNDNRFGYRLNLVNEDGNTAEPNGHVRRQVASLALDFRITPDLTWTADAFYQKRKTNGTLFGLGIGAGGIPDASKIDVAGLTQPQNYYQTEMASFGTGLDYRLSENWHASLKYRFAKENRTNSDSFLYVTDTAGNYSNTLYAAMTRYFYQNVDAMVQGQFNTGSIKHDVVVGAGFQTQTSEYSNSTGWNMGYALGTGNLYTTTLLTNSEVSIGSDLYRQQRTTQAAVYASDTLQFTSRLSALLGVRYTQYRQNVYDTTAAVTSQYSASPVTPTFALMFKTDPYSTLYTSYVESLEQGGAAGNTNLNYPATYGPMRSKQYEIGFKTDHARWGANVALFRVDQGYNYTNVSNYFVQNGTKRYTGVDASGWLALTNEWRVMGGVMWLDAKAVDVDDPNIDGKRVYGAPRFTVTGRIEYNPAYLRPLTLAFGGKYVGNQAVDAANSQFVPSYVTYDLSGRYETKIAGQDVTFRAGINNLLNRRYWTTAWGSFVSPSPTRTAVASATLLF, from the coding sequence ATGCAGAATCTTTCTATCGCCGGCCGTCCGGCGTTTGCGCGCGGTCCGCGCCGCGCTCCGTCGCTGCTTAGCGCCGGACTCCTGGTTAGTGTGGGTTTGACGCTTTCCACACTCTCATCGAGCGGATGGGCGCAAGCCGCCCCGGCCAGCGACACCGCCGCCACCTTGCCGGCCGTGAAGGTTTCGGCATCGAAAGACACCACCGTGGCGCAGGCCGATACCGTCAGCGCCGGCGCGCTGGGTTCGCGCAAGCAGGTGGACACGCCGTTCTCGACCCACGTCGTGACGAGCGATGAAGCACAGGATCTGTTCGCGACCACCGCCAACGACCTGTTCAAGTACGATCCGGCTGTCTCGGCCATCAGCGAAAACGCCATCAGCGAAAACTCCGTCTTCACCGTGCGCGGTATGCCGATCGACACGCTGAACAGCATCAAGGTGGACGGCCAGACCTTCCCGTCGTGGGATACCGACCTCTCGCTCGAACCGTTCGAACAGGTCGAACTGCTCAAGGGTCTGTCGGGCTTCATGTACGGCTTCGGCTCGCCGGGCGGCATCGTCAACTACGTGTTGAAGCGTCCGACCGACACGCCATATCGCAGCGTCACGGTCGGCTATAAATCGGCCGGTGTGTTCACCGAGGCGGTTGACCTGGGCGGCCGCTTCGGCAACGACAACCGTTTCGGCTACCGCCTGAACCTCGTCAACGAAGACGGCAACACCGCCGAACCGAACGGCCACGTGCGCCGCCAGGTGGCGTCGCTGGCGCTGGACTTCCGCATCACGCCGGACCTGACCTGGACCGCCGACGCGTTCTACCAGAAGCGCAAAACCAACGGCACGCTGTTCGGTCTCGGGATCGGCGCCGGCGGCATTCCGGACGCGAGCAAGATCGACGTTGCCGGTTTGACCCAGCCGCAGAACTACTACCAGACCGAGATGGCGTCGTTCGGCACGGGTCTCGATTACCGTCTGTCGGAAAACTGGCACGCGAGCCTGAAGTACCGCTTCGCCAAGGAGAACCGCACCAATTCGGATAGCTTCCTGTACGTCACCGACACGGCGGGCAACTACTCGAACACGCTTTATGCGGCCATGACGCGCTACTTCTATCAGAACGTCGACGCCATGGTGCAGGGCCAGTTCAACACCGGCAGCATCAAGCATGACGTGGTGGTCGGCGCGGGCTTCCAGACGCAGACCAGCGAGTACAGCAACAGCACCGGCTGGAACATGGGCTACGCGCTCGGCACCGGCAATCTGTACACCACCACGCTGCTGACCAACAGCGAAGTCAGCATCGGCTCGGACCTGTATCGTCAGCAGCGCACCACGCAGGCCGCGGTGTATGCGAGCGATACGCTGCAATTCACGTCGCGGCTGTCGGCGCTGCTCGGCGTGCGTTACACGCAGTACCGCCAGAACGTCTACGACACGACCGCCGCCGTCACGTCGCAATACAGTGCGAGCCCGGTTACGCCGACCTTCGCGCTGATGTTCAAGACCGACCCGTATTCGACGCTGTACACGAGCTACGTCGAATCGCTGGAACAGGGCGGCGCGGCCGGCAATACCAACCTGAACTACCCGGCAACCTACGGCCCGATGCGCAGCAAGCAGTACGAAATCGGCTTCAAGACGGATCACGCCAGGTGGGGCGCCAATGTCGCGCTGTTCCGTGTCGACCAGGGCTACAACTACACGAACGTCAGCAACTACTTCGTGCAGAACGGCACCAAACGCTACACCGGCGTCGACGCCAGCGGCTGGCTCGCGCTGACGAACGAATGGCGCGTGATGGGCGGCGTGATGTGGCTCGACGCGAAGGCGGTGGACGTGGACGATCCGAACATCGACGGCAAACGCGTGTATGGCGCGCCGCGCTTCACCGTGACGGGCCGCATCGAGTACAACCCGGCGTATCTGCGTCCGCTGACGCTGGCGTTCGGCGGCAAATATGTGGGCAACCAGGCCGTGGATGCCGCCAACTCGCAGTTCGTGCCGTCGTATGTCACTTACGATCTGAGCGGCCGCTACGAGACGAAGATCGCCGGCCAGGACGTGACGTTCCGCGCGGGCATCAACAACCTGCTCAACCGTCGCTACTGGACCACCGCATGGGGTTCGTTCGTGTCGCCTTCGCCGACGCGCACCGCTGTCGCTAGCGCGACGTTGCTGTTCTAA
- a CDS encoding LysR family transcriptional regulator: MSDILDGVTTFVRVVETGSFALAAERLDLTRSAVGKVIVRLEKRLGVRLINRTTRSQSLTEDGQAYYDRCVRALAELEAAEADLDSGRREPKGRLRVSVPQCFGHHCAAPVLLELARRHPQLTIDISISDRFVDVVEEGFDLVVRVGPLADSMSLAARKLGMQYASIGAAPAYLARHGTPRNVDELRGHSAIAYLRGGIPMPWDVVDIDGQVRRAQVHPQLAFDDMQGIVDAAVAGFGLAWLPSWLLARHAGKGELVTVMENCFRPAQEIHAVWPKSRYLALKTRCAIDALVAGIPAMLGAPAAG; the protein is encoded by the coding sequence ATGAGCGACATCCTCGATGGTGTGACGACGTTCGTGCGCGTCGTCGAAACGGGCAGTTTTGCGCTGGCGGCGGAACGCCTGGACCTCACGCGTTCGGCGGTCGGCAAAGTGATCGTGCGGCTTGAAAAGCGGCTCGGCGTGCGGCTGATCAATCGGACCACGCGCAGTCAAAGCCTCACCGAAGACGGTCAGGCCTACTACGACCGCTGCGTGCGCGCGCTCGCCGAACTCGAAGCCGCGGAAGCCGATCTCGATTCAGGGCGGCGCGAGCCGAAAGGGCGTCTGCGGGTCAGCGTGCCGCAGTGCTTCGGCCATCACTGCGCGGCGCCGGTGCTGCTTGAGCTGGCACGCCGTCATCCGCAATTGACGATCGACATTTCGATCAGCGACCGCTTCGTCGACGTGGTGGAAGAGGGTTTCGATCTGGTCGTGCGGGTCGGGCCGCTCGCCGACAGCATGAGTCTCGCGGCCCGCAAGCTGGGCATGCAATACGCGAGTATCGGCGCGGCGCCGGCCTATCTGGCACGACACGGCACGCCGCGCAACGTGGATGAATTACGCGGCCACTCGGCGATCGCCTATTTGCGTGGCGGCATACCGATGCCGTGGGATGTGGTCGACATCGACGGTCAGGTGCGTCGCGCGCAGGTGCATCCGCAATTGGCTTTCGACGACATGCAGGGGATCGTCGACGCGGCGGTCGCGGGCTTTGGGCTGGCGTGGTTGCCGAGCTGGCTGCTGGCGCGTCATGCCGGCAAGGGCGAACTGGTGACGGTGATGGAGAATTGTTTCCGGCCCGCGCAGGAGATTCACGCGGTGTGGCCGAAGAGCCGGTATCTGGCGTTGAAAACGCGCTGTGCGATCGACGCGCTGGTCGCCGGGATTCCGGCGATGCTCGGGGCGCCTGCGGCGGGTTAG
- a CDS encoding MFS transporter — MSTHSNAPPRPAQPTLESDEPAAVRLLGFFSIRKNTLALGAVCLASLMFGLEISSVPVILPTLERVLHGDFKGMQWIMNAYTLAVTTVLMATGTLADRFGRRRIFVIGIALFGVTSLICGLAESVPTLIVARLLQGASGGAMLICQVAVLSHQFSDGPERARAFSAWGIIFGIGLGFGPIIGGMIVAVSSWQWVFWVHAVLAIVTLMLLFGGVQESRDPHAHSLDIAGIVTLSLAVFGLVYFITQVSELGLASSRAIFVLVATALAFVAFLCAERFTARPMFDFSVFRIPPFSGALMGSAGMNFSFWPFMIYLPIYFQIGLGYDSVSAGLALLAYTLPTLLFPPLGERLALRYGSGVAIPAGLLTIGVGFMLMKLGSSVAHPGVWSMLPGCVLAGAGLGLTNTPVTNTTTAAVPPERAGMASGIDMSARMITLAINIALMGAILVGGILFELKARLPGTLDMASLGRVAEKIAAGNVDAIRTGIPGLAQIDPAGGIVHDALMQGFGWVMLYGGVGVAILAVLSFVISGSASRKLGGKANSVSQPAVRCDSC; from the coding sequence ATGTCCACGCATTCCAACGCGCCGCCACGGCCCGCCCAACCAACGCTCGAATCTGACGAACCCGCCGCCGTACGGCTCCTCGGCTTCTTTTCGATCCGCAAAAACACGTTGGCGCTCGGCGCGGTCTGTCTCGCGTCGCTGATGTTCGGCCTGGAAATCTCCAGCGTGCCGGTGATCCTCCCCACGCTCGAACGCGTGCTGCACGGCGACTTCAAAGGCATGCAGTGGATCATGAATGCCTACACGCTCGCGGTCACGACCGTGCTGATGGCGACCGGCACGCTGGCGGACCGCTTCGGAAGGCGACGGATTTTCGTGATCGGCATCGCGCTGTTTGGTGTCACCTCGCTGATCTGCGGCCTCGCGGAAAGCGTGCCGACCCTGATCGTCGCGCGTTTGCTGCAAGGCGCGAGCGGCGGCGCGATGCTGATCTGCCAGGTGGCCGTGCTGTCGCATCAGTTCAGCGACGGTCCCGAGCGCGCTCGCGCGTTCAGCGCGTGGGGGATCATCTTCGGCATCGGGCTCGGCTTCGGGCCGATCATCGGCGGGATGATCGTGGCGGTGTCGAGTTGGCAGTGGGTCTTCTGGGTGCACGCGGTGCTCGCCATCGTCACGTTGATGCTGCTGTTCGGCGGCGTGCAGGAATCGCGCGATCCGCACGCGCATTCGCTCGACATTGCCGGCATCGTCACGCTGTCGCTCGCGGTGTTCGGCCTCGTGTACTTCATCACGCAGGTGTCCGAGCTCGGGCTCGCGAGTTCGCGCGCGATCTTCGTTCTCGTGGCGACGGCCCTCGCCTTCGTGGCTTTTCTCTGCGCGGAGCGCTTCACCGCGCGGCCCATGTTCGACTTTTCGGTGTTCCGGATCCCACCGTTTTCCGGCGCGCTGATGGGCTCGGCGGGCATGAACTTCAGCTTCTGGCCGTTCATGATCTATCTGCCGATCTACTTCCAGATCGGTCTCGGCTACGACAGCGTGAGCGCCGGTCTGGCATTGCTCGCCTACACGCTGCCCACGCTGCTGTTCCCGCCGCTCGGCGAGCGCCTTGCGTTGCGCTACGGTTCGGGTGTCGCGATACCGGCGGGTCTACTGACCATCGGCGTCGGCTTCATGCTGATGAAGCTCGGCAGCAGCGTCGCGCATCCGGGCGTGTGGAGCATGTTGCCGGGCTGCGTGCTCGCCGGCGCGGGCCTCGGCCTGACCAACACGCCGGTCACCAATACGACCACCGCCGCAGTGCCGCCCGAGCGCGCGGGAATGGCGTCCGGCATCGACATGAGCGCGCGCATGATCACGCTCGCGATCAACATCGCGTTGATGGGCGCGATCCTGGTGGGCGGCATTCTGTTCGAATTGAAGGCGCGGCTGCCGGGCACGCTCGATATGGCGTCGCTTGGCCGCGTCGCCGAAAAAATCGCAGCGGGCAATGTGGATGCGATCAGAACCGGCATCCCGGGATTGGCGCAAATCGACCCGGCCGGCGGCATCGTGCATGACGCGCTGATGCAAGGGTTCGGCTGGGTGATGCTGTACGGCGGCGTCGGCGTGGCGATACTCGCCGTGCTGAGTTTTGTGATCTCGGGAAGTGCGTCGAGGAAGTTGGGCGGCAAGGCGAATTCAGTCTCGCAGCCAGCGGTTCGGTGTGACTCGTGTTAG